One window of the Tubulanus polymorphus chromosome 11, tnTubPoly1.2, whole genome shotgun sequence genome contains the following:
- the LOC141912920 gene encoding uncharacterized protein LOC141912920 produces MGRYLPEKYFNWRLLLMRLLLLMLLQMLVVFVCFLTPVNAVIPACVGAQKYPRLQIFPDAELSGYDDIMFEGVATFGGCIDKCEQTISVNCVSIDFGAISCSISSESKLTHPNALTPTIGYTHAIYTCEDVCPNGESGVWTASSAIMTGNDQASTQTVDLQECLLVCKNQSKFLCRFVEFESSTGNCRMSRDTLTTRPDLAVVSLGWTGHTFSCNRTCPPNVQRWVSLSSGLGADINNNSKIVLTPSADVCKEYCERESQFECNFVEFSSSLGRCRLNSETPITRPASTTTEVGYEYFIFCHLGKIYIMIQFYSA; encoded by the exons ATGGGACGCTATTTACCGGAGAAATACTTTAACTGGAGACTACTGCTGATGCGGCTGCTGTTGCTGATGCTGTTGCAGATGCTGGTGGTTTTCGTGTGTTTCCTCACACCGGTTAACGCAG TAATACCTGCGTGCGTCGGCGCACAGAAATACCCGAGGTTGCAGATCTTTCCCGACGCCGAACTTTCCGGTTACGACGACATCATGTTCGAGGGCGTTGCGACGTTCGGCGGCTGTATCGACAAGTGCGAGCAGACGATTTCGGTGAACTGCGTGTCGATCGACTTCGGCGCCATCTCGTGTAGCATTTCGTCCGAATCGAAACTAACTCATCCGAACGCCTTGACGCCGACTATCGGATACACGCACGCCATCTATACTTGCGAAGACG TATGTCCTAATGGAGAGAGCGGCGTGTGGACGGCCTCGAGCGCAATAATGACCGGTAATGACCAGGCATCTACGCAGACGGTGGACTTGCAGGAGTGTCTGCTCGTCTGCAAGAACCAGTCGAAATTCTTGTGTCGCTTCGTCGAGTTCGAGTCGTCGACTGGGAACTGTCGAATGAGCCGCGACACGTTGACCACGAGACCCGACCTGGCGGTCGTTTCGCTAGGATGGACCGGGCACACGTTCAGCTGTAACC GCACGTGCCCGCCGAATGTTCAGCGTTGGGTGTCATTGTCATCAGGTCTCGGCGCTGAtatcaacaacaacagcaaaaTAGTGCTGACGCCAAGCGCCGACGTTTGCAAAGAATACTGCGAGCGAGAATCTCAATTCGAATGCAATTTCGTCGAATTCTCATCGTCTCTGGGCCGATGTCGCCTGAATAGCGAAACTCCAATTACCAGACCCGCATCCACGACGACCGAGGTCGGGTATGAATACTTCATATTTTGCCATCTAGGTAAGATATACATTATGATACA GTTTTACTCAGCTTAA
- the LOC141913094 gene encoding uncharacterized protein LOC141913094, translating to MAYAHKTILLYLRITLLFGYSLGQYSAQRKCDEKLGVCYYLTQMGPSSGLITDEGSQNLLDELARDENIYGNVALALTGHQVEWHWEHDRRTVSSQGCYNYVKGLEPTLSIESDDMSPKICITTCKSKNTKYATVWDGRYCNCFAEWHMSEATSSSINGCKEPCAGSPEEFCGGRSAHYLYDIGTDSVADTDDTDWRPGRPTTNKFQYTCATIEFDYDYHKFSWTEQKCIDRYYFICEYSGEKCSESGKCFDVPEDLPLTWYEARSFCKSRQGHLAAPDSAANRRLLYSRLKEARQYWIGLTFAVWTWSEQLDYRMEANYTRWDPRSRTPNVSPKYSVVMQCGGAGGCLWKSVNTETTAVGYYLQQKDLIPKTTTASTSLSSSTSSPATTTTSAVTTVSTTRIEDPVSTTRPTTSPPLTASSTRQTTTQPRITSTLNNNVGYSIESEYRIPIEYIVSGVGILIVLMIIFGVSYSFEKRRRRRNHFERLHEQAHFVNPLYRSPDELSTRRASGIETSNITLSLTVVGQDGLEKQIEI from the exons ATGGCGTATGCACATAAGACGATATTACTATATTTAAGGATAACTTTGTTATTTGGTTATTCTCTAGGGCAGTACAGCG CACAACGAAAATGTGACGAAAAGCTGGGAGTTTGTTACTACTTAACGCAAATGGGGCCATCGTCCGGGCTCATAACCGACGAAGGCAGCCAGAATCTGCTGGACGAATTGGCCCGAGACGAGAATATTTATGGAAACGTAGCTCTGGCTCTGACCGGTCATCAAGTAGAATGGCATTGGGAACATG ATCGGCGAACGGTTTCGAGCCAAGGTTGTTACAATTACGTGAAAGGTTTAGAACCGACGTTGTCGATAGAGAGCGACGACATGAGCCCGAAGATATGCATCACCACGTGCAAGTCAAAAAATACGAAATACGCAACCGTTTGG GATGGCAGGTATTGTAACTGTTTCGCCGAGTGGCACATGTCCGAAGCGACGTCGTCTTCGATAAACGGGTGCAAGGAGCCGTGCGCTGGATCTCCCGAAGAATTCTGCGGAGGCAGATCGGCGCACTATCTTTACGATATCGGCACCGACAGTGTCGCGGATACGGACGACACCGACTGGCGACCCGGCCGTCCTACCACCAACAAATTCCAATACACGTGCGCTACGATAGAATTCGACTACGACTATCACAAGTTTTCGTGGACCGAACAAAAATGCATCGATCGATATTATTTCATCTGCGAATATTCAg GTGAAAAGTGCTCCGAATCTGGAAAGTGCTTCGACGTTCCCGAAGACCTCCCACTGACCTGGTACGAGGCACGTTCGTTTTGTAAATCGAGGCAGGGACATCTAGCAGCACCAGACAGCGCTGCCAATCGTCGACTACTTTATTCCCGACTAAAGGAAGCCCGCCAATATTGGATAGGTCTAACATTCGCAGTATGGACGTGGTCTGAACAGCTGGATTACA GGATGGAAGCTAACTACACGCGTTGGGACCCGCGCAGCCGGACCCCGAACGTTTCACCGAAGTATTCCGTAGTTATGCAGTGTGGAGGCGCCGGTGGATGTCTGTGGAAATCTGTTAATACTGAAACGACCGCAGTTGGTTATTACTTGCAGCAAAAAG ATTTAATTCCGAAAACGACGACGGCGTCGACGAGTTTATCGTCGAGCACTTCATCACCCGCAACAACGACGACATCCGCAGTAACGACTGTCAGCACGACGAGAATCGAAGACCCTGTGAGTACAACTAGACCAACAACCTCACCACCACTGACAGCATCCTCCACACGACAGACCACGACACAACCGAGAATAACATCTACATTAAACAATA ATGTTGGATATTCAATCGAATCCGAGTACAGAATTCCAATCG AATATATCGTTTCTGGTGTCGGTATTTTAATAGTTTTGATGATTATATTCGGCGTCAGTTATTCGTTCGAAAAACGCCGTAGAAG GCGGAACCATTTCGAGCGACTGCACGAGCAAGCTCACTTCGTCAACCCGTTATACAGGTCGCCGGACGAACTGTCCACCCGTCGCGCGTCGGGGATTGAAACGTCGAACATTACACTATCGCTGACCGTCGTAGGACAGGATGGCTTAGAGAAACAAATCGAAATTTGA